The Carassius carassius chromosome 32, fCarCar2.1, whole genome shotgun sequence DNA window tatatataaaaaaagaaaaaaataactgtaTCATTTGAGTTCAATTTGGTGATGTTTTGGTCATAATTTTAGTACAAATGATCTGTGTTTACAGAGACTTCATCTGTTCCACGAATAGCTGGAAGAAAAGCAAAACTACAAGCAGAATTTGATGGAAATCGTGTCCTCAATGGCACTGACCCACAATGCAATTCCTCAGAGGCACAACCCAAAGAGCTCTCAGGTGCCCAAACAACCACTGTTTTTCCCTTCTTCAGTGCAGCTCAAGACACTAAACCTGAAAGAGGCACCACAAAACATGCAACAAATCCAGAGCCGAGGAGAAAAGTTTCACTCCCTCCAGCACTACGGAAAGACCAATCATTTGAAGAGAACTGGGTGAAGATCTCCCTCGAACCGAACACCGTGAAACCTGTGCACGATGAAAGCAATAGTGTTGGGCCTAATCAAAAAGAGGTAAAACTGCATGTTGAGAATACAGAGGCCTTAATGAAGCAGGACACATCAAGTCCAAATATAGAGCCCCCATCTTTAAATTTCATGGATCAAACATCATTTCAAATTGTATCTCAAGCTGAacctaaagatttttttttagaaagatgtTCATCAACTGAGTTTCAGAATCAACAACAGACTTCCTCAGTTTGCACCAGTGATGGGCCAGAATTGACTAAACACTCAGATCACAAAGCTTCAGGGAAGGTTAACAAGTATACTAATGCTTTCCAAGATAGTATATGCAGAGATCAGCAGTGTTCAGCTGACTGTACGTTTAGAGAGGCTGAGAGCGATAAACTGGGTCCCTCAGACTCTGCTAATGAGCATGATAAGAGAAAGATGGACTCCAGAGATATTGTTAATGATGAGGCAAGTTCAGACAGGAAGGGAGGTGAAGGCAAAAATGTAAGCGCTGATTTGCTTGCTGAGACAGATACAGATCAAGTAGTTGAGTGTGTAGCTGGTGATGAACAAATCAATAAGCATTCTTCTGCAGAAAAAGCATCCCAAAGTCATTCATTAAAATGGGGGATTGAAATAGATTCTCATGAATTTCCCTCTGACACTCTGCAGGGGAAAGATGCTTCCAGGCATTCTGGCAATGACCGACCAGTGGAAATGGAAAAGAAAACACCCAATAAAAACGAGCTGTTGCAGAATAAAACAGCTGATATAAGTGTAGTAGATGATTCCAAAATGTCATCATCAACTTCAAAACCAAGTGTCAGTGACAAAACTGTTCAAAGATATCTGGATGCACacgaagagaaagaaaaaagaaagttaaagtcATCAAATGATCAGAACTTACCGAAAGACACTAACAGTGAGGGTCAAGTTTTAGCAGAATTAAGCCAAGACTATCTTTCAATGACAGATGATGGGAAATTAGTGCACATTGGAAATGCTGGAGTGCAAGTTAACACTAAACATATCGACAGAACTGTTGTTGAACCAACTCAACCTGCTAAACTTACAAGTGAAGATGATGCTGGACTGGGTGAAGGTTCTTTAAAGATGAAGGATGAGGAGAATGATGCTGAAACCGAGCAGAGGACAGAGTCAGGTATTCTACTAAGTGCTCTGTCAAGAGCTCAAAAATCAAGACCACCCGTCCTGCAGAAGATCACCGTTCAGGAGCCAAAGCAGGAGACTAGAGATGATACGGTTCCTACCATAGTCATTATGACATCTGAATCTCCAGATCCAACAGAAATTAAAGGTAAGCGATAATGAAATCTTTAACATTAGAGGCTGAGACTAATTCACCCTGTTAGCTCGAAGTGTGAAAATGGCATATCTGATTTCTGAAGTGCCCTCAAGGCCTGATATTTGAGAGAGACACTCCCTGTTTTGTGTGTCTGTTCATTTAAGCTCAGGTTTAACCTGTTAGATTTCTCCTGGTATATATACATGGATTTATATCTTATCTGAGCTTTATTCTTTGATTTCTTTAGGACAAAAACACGGAGTGTCAGATCTAGAGGCTTTACTTAAGGGATCCACTTCTAAAACTCCTTCCAACATTGCAGATGCTTGGGAGGTGAGCTACGgcaaatataatttaaactgttGCAGCCCTTGAAATATCATTTCATCATTCCTTTTATCATCTACTGCAGTTTTGATTAGAGTAAGTTGCTTGACTGTCAAAAGTAACCTTATGTTTTGCCTTGCTGTTTTTGATTATGTTGAAATCTATGTTACAGGATGAAGGAGTTGATTCAGATGATGATGATACTTCACTGTCCAGCTATGGGTCGGATCTCTCTAGCAGAAAAGGCTATTCGGCTAGCGCATTGTCTCTTAGTGATGTGAGATggactttttttattgtta harbors:
- the si:ch211-266g18.6 gene encoding synaptotagmin-like protein 2 isoform X1 translates to MKQDTSSPNIEPPSLNFMDQTSFQIVSQAEPKDFFLERCSSTEFQNQQQTSSVCTSDGPELTKHSDHKASGKVNKYTNAFQDSICRDQQCSADCTFREAESDKLGPSDSANEHDKRKMDSRDIVNDEASSDRKGGEGKNVSADLLAETDTDQVVECVAGDEQINKHSSAEKASQSHSLKWGIEIDSHEFPSDTLQGKDASRHSGNDRPVEMEKKTPNKNELLQNKTADISVVDDSKMSSSTSKPSVSDKTVQRYLDAHEEKEKRKLKSSNDQNLPKDTNSEGQVLAELSQDYLSMTDDGKLVHIGNAGVQVNTKHIDRTVVEPTQPAKLTSEDDAGLGEGSLKMKDEENDAETEQRTESGILLSALSRAQKSRPPVLQKITVQEPKQETRDDTVPTIVIMTSESPDPTEIKGQKHGVSDLEALLKGSTSKTPSNIADAWEDEGVDSDDDDTSLSSYGSDLSSRKGYSASALSLSDRTGSLLSVYSDAGDFGNVEVQGSVEFAVMYSPVGELIIMIEQCQELAIANPRKPRTDPYVKTYLYPDKSRRSKRKTSIKKRTVNPVYVESLRYKVKREELPDKTLNLSVWHNDSRGRNVFLGQVEISFKSWDWGHEALTWYNLQPKTSENQESKESNGLFSVSLKYVPPVSGGSKSNTGEIHVWLREAKELRCLKPQGVDSFVKCYILPDTRKKSRQKTRIVKKTQDPVYNHAMVYDGFKTGEVSEACCELTVWDHNTLANQFLGGLRLSLGTGQSYGKKVDWMDSIDEEIQIWKRMLANPNSWVEGELPLRSSMTPRK